The Virgibacillus sp. SK37 region GAAGTTGAAAAAGGAATAACAGTGATCGGAACTGGCGAGATGGGCATTGGTAATACTACTCCCAGTACCGCAATATTATCTGTTTTAGGAAATTATGCCCCACAAGCTATAACTGGTAGAGGAGCTGGCGTTGGTGAGGGTGGTATCGCACACAAAGTGGAGACAATCGAAAAAGCGATTGCAGTAAACCAGCCAAACCCGCAAGATTCCTTGGATGTACTAGCAAAGGTAGGCGGACTGGAGATTGGCGGCATGGCAGGCGTGATGCTTGGAGCAGCCGCAAATCAGATCCCAGTAGTCGTGGACGGCTATATCTCAACAGTTGCTGCTATCCTTGCAGCTTCTATAGAGCCTAAAGCAAAGGAATACTTTATCGCCTCACATGCTTCTGCAGAAACAGGTGGACAGATGGCAAGCGAGTTTTTGGGGCTTAAACCCATGTTGCACATGGATATGTGTCTTGGAGAAGGTTCTGGGGCAGCTTTAGCATTCCCTATTTTAGATGCCGCAGTCAGTATGCTGAAAAATATGGCAACATTTGCTGACGTCGGAATGGAGATATAAATCACATTGAAATAAGTATGTCACCATTAGTTTAGTTTACAATAATCAGGCATGTGGTATAATAAATATAGAAAAGCATAACATAGTAAAAACCGCTCCATGCTGTCACATGGAACGGTTCCAATAGACCAACCCCGACAAGAGGGGAAGGTGCATTAGGGTCGGTAACCCCTCCGCAATGGGCTTGCACATTGAGGGGTTATTTTTTATTGTCGGACATGATAAATTCAATCAAAACCCCAGCTCTCTCTTCGAGTGCTGGGGTTTTTTTGCTTTCTTCCGTTTGCATTTCTCTCCTTTACTACTAATAAAATGTAAGCGTTTTAAGAAAAAGTTAAATATTTACTTTTGAATGAATTGTTAAAAAACTCGTTGACAAACGAAAAATACACCACTATAATCTACCTAACACTTGTTAGGTGGTGATGTTTTGAAGCAAAAATTAATTGAAGCTGCGATACGGCAGTATGCTCTATATGGCTACGATGGGGCAACCATGAGGAGGATTGCAGATGATGTGGGAATCAAACCGGCATCTATCTATTTCTTCTATAACAATAAAGAAGCGCTGTTCATTGCTGCTTTTCAACAGCTACTCCAGAACCACTTTCAGGAAATGCAACGAATCCTGCTGGAGAATAAAGATCGTTCCGTGGAAGAGATATTTTCAGCGATGCTACATGGCCTTGTAAGTCACCATACCGGAGATAAACAAGGAACGATTGCCTATATATCACTCGTCACTTCACCGGTACCGGAAATCAAGAAATATCTTCAACAGCATTTAAGGCATCATAATGATTGGTTGATGAATTCGCTTGGAGATGCTATGAAGGCGAGTTATCCCGCAATTACGGACAAGGAGGTAGACAAGACAATTAAGCAATACGTCCTGATAGCAAACGGAGTGTTCTGGGGTATTAACTTATACGATGGGGGAGACTTTACAGAACAAGTCGTACTGGCTGATGAAATGATTCATACCCTATTTTTGGAATTGGAAAATAAATGATAACAAAATAAAAGGAGTGAAACGAAATGGAAAATAGATTTGATTTGACGGAAGACTATGAATTGGAGCCTGTTCCCCAACATAAGCGAAAGGGATGGATAAAATTATCCATTGTTTGGACAGGAGGAATCGTTGCATTATCAGCAGTTGTGTTAGGTGGAACCCTAGGTGCAGGGATGCCATTTACACAAGCAATACTAGCTTCATTTTTAGGATCTTTCATTTTGGCTGTTTTAAGTGCTTTATGCTGTGTAGTCGGTGCCAAGACAGGCTTATCGACAGCACTAGTTTCTAAGTTTGCCTTAGGTAAATATGGAGCATACGCAGTTTCCATCATACTCGCAATTGCTTTATTTGGTTGGTTTGGTGTACAGCTTGCCTTATTTGGGTCCAGCTTGCGCAACGTATTGTTAGACGGCCTTTCTCTTGATTTGCCTGTTCTGGCATTGGTAATCATAGGTGGAATTCTAATGACTGTCACAGCTTTTATTGGCTATAAAGCTATTGAAAAACTTAGTCTGGTTGCTGTACCACTGCTTGGGATCCTGCTGATCAGTTCATTGGTCAAGGTAATGACAGGTAAATCGGTAGAATCGATTTCTCAAGCACCAATCATTGGCGATCCATTAACATTTGGTTCTGCTGTATCATTAATTATTGGCTCTCTGGCAATAGGAGCTATTATTGGACCAGATATTTCCCGCTATGCCCGTTCTACAAAAGATGCCGTCATCTCTTCTTTTGTTGGCTACTTCCTAGGATTTAGTATTGTATTAATTATCTCTATCATTCTGGCAAAAGCCACAACACAGGTTGATATTGTTGAGATTATGCTTGGCTTGGGATGGGGAACTGCAGCATTATTAATTTTAATTCTTGCACAATGGACAACAAATGATAATAATTTATATTCCTCTGCGCTAGGGTTTGCCGTCATTTTTCAGAAGGTTCCTAAATCAATTATTACTATTGCAGCAGGAGCAATTGGTACAGGAATGGCAGTATCAGGTATTTACGAAAACTTTATCCCGTTTCTAAATTTCCTAAGTGCGCTGATTCCGCCAATTGGAGGTATTTATGTAGCTGATTTTCTAGTAAACCGGCAGAAGTACCAATTTGAAAAAATAGACCACACAAAAAATGTAGAACCATTATCTGTAACTATCTGGATTATAGCTGCACTCGTAGCATTTATGACAACTGCAGCCCCAAGTGGTTTTGGTTTATTTACACTCACAGGAGCGTCTGGCTTTGATGCATTCATTGTAGCCTTTATTTTACAATTAATTGTCGGAAAAGTGATAAAAAACAAAACAGCAACAAGTGATTTAGAACAACATGTAAAGGGAGGAAAAATCTCATGAGATTAATAGGTAAACAGGAAATTGAAGATATTGCTATTGGTGCAGCTCTTTTAGGAACAGGTGGTGGCGGTGATCCGTACATTGGTAAATTAATGGCATTACAAGCAATTGAGGAAAATGGACCAGTAGAATTATTAGATGTGGATGAGTTGCCTGATGACGCACTTGTCGTACCATCTGCCATGATGGGAGCTCCCACTGTAATGGTAGAAAAAATTCCAAGTGGGGAAGAGGCTGTAGGCGCTTTTGAATCATTACAAAAATACTTGGGCAAAGACGTTTACGCAACCATGCCTATAGAAGCAGGTGGTGTGAACTCCTTATTACCATTTGCCTTAGCAGCCCAATTGGGTTTACCCGTCGTGGACGCAGATGGAATGGGCCGAGCATTTCCCGAATTGCAGATGGTAACATTTTATTTGGAAGGTGTCCCGGCAACTCCGATGGTTCTTGCAGATGAAAAGGGAAATAACTCTTTGTTGAATACAGTAAACAACGTTTGGGCAGAACGAATTGCACGTTCTGCTACAGTTGAAATGGGTGGCTCTGTTATGCTCTCCATTTATCCTATGGATGGGAAAACAGTCAAACGCAGCTCTATCCATCATATTTTAAAACTGGAAGAACAAATTGGCAGAACAATTAGAGAGGCCAAGACGCATAACTACAATCCAATTACGGAAGTGTTAAAACTAACTGATGGCTACAAGCTGTTTCAAGGCAAGGTCGTTGATGTTGATCGGAAGACAGAAACAGGGTTCGCCCGTGGTACGGCAACAATTGAAGGGGTGGAGGAGTACCAACAGGACGAGCTGTATCTCCGCTTTCAAAATGAACATCTACTTGCTGAAACAAAAGACAAAACATTGTGCATGACTCCTGATTTAATTGCAGTACTGGATTCAGATACAGGAATGCCCATTACTACGGAGGGGTTACGCTACGGTGCCCGGTGTACGGTGATCGGGATGCCAGCAAATAGCAAATGGCGTACAGATAAAGGAATTGAGACAACAGGTCCACGTTACTTCGGGTATGACCTGGATTATGTACCAGTCGAACAATTAGTAGAAAAGGAGGAAGCTTAATATGTCAAACTATCGAATTGGAATTGATGTTGGCGGAACACATACAGATGCTGTTATTTTGGATGATTCTTACAATGTCATCGCCCAAACCAAATCACCGACCACCACAGATGTCAGCAGTGGAATCTACCAGGCTTTACATGAAGTAGTAAAAGCATCGAAGGTCGAAGTTCGTAATATAAACTATGCCATGCTCGGTACAACACATTGTACCAACGCCATCGTAGAACGGAAAAGGCTGAATGATATTGCCATTATACGTATTGGCGCACCAGCCACGCTCGCTATTAAACCATTGCTTAGTGTGCCAGACGACTTAAAAGCAATTCTTGGAAAACATTCCTACATTGTAAAAGGTGGGCATGAATTTGATGGCAGGGAAATAGCCGAATTGGATGAGGAAGATCTCTATCGAATCGCAAATGAAATAAAAGGAAAGGTAGACTCTGTTGCCATCACCTCCGTCTTCTCTCCAGTTACAAAAAAACATGAGGAGCGAGCAGCAGAAATCATCACTGAGATTTTGGGAGAGGATGTAGCCGTATCTCTATCAAGTGAAATTGGAAATGTTGGTCTACTGGAAAGAGAAAATGCAACCATACTAAATGCTGCTGTCGTGAATGTTGCTAAATCCACAGCAGATGGGTTTATCCAAGCATTGAAACAAGAAGGAATTGAGGCAGATGTTTTCTTCGGCCAAAATGACGGTACACTAATGTCGGTAGAATACACCGTCCGTTACCCGATATTGACCATCGCATGTGGACCAACAAATAGCTTGCGAGGAGCTGCTTATTTAAGCAATAAATCCAATACTTTGGTGATTGATGTAGGAGGAACGACGACAGATATTGGCGTACTTGTAAATGGATTTCCGCGTCAATCCTCTTTAGCAGTAGAAATTGGTGGTGTCAGAACGAACTTCCGTATGCCTGATATTATGTCTGTCGGACTAGGTGGTGGCACGATTGTCCAGGTGCATGGCGATCAAACTTTCCAAATTGGCCCACATAGTGTCGGATACCAACTGCAAGAAAAAGCACTGATATTTGGTGGCGATACATTAACAACCACAGATGTTATTGTTGGACTTGGAAAAGCAGAGCTTGGAGACCCAGCAAAAGTGGCTCACTTTGATAAAACCTTGCTCGAAAATATCTATGCTAAGATGGTAAGCATGGTAGAGGAAGCATTGGATAAAATGAAAACAAGCGCCGAGGATATGCCTGTCATTCTCGTTGGTGGTGGAAGCATCCTACTGCCAGAAGAATTACAGGGAGCCTCCGAAGTCATCCGACCAGAAAACTTTGGTGTAGCCAATGCGATTGGTTCCGCCATCTCACAGGTTAGTGGAGAAGTAGAAAAAATATTCGCCATGGATGACCTTGGACGCGAGCAAACAATAGAAGTTGCTAAAAATATGGCAAAAGAAGAAGCAATTAATGCAGGAGCAGATCCAGATCAGCTAGTTATAGTTGATTTAGAATATGTCCCATTGGCCTATCTGCCTGGTAATGCAACGAGAATCCGGGCAAAAGCGGCAGGCGCATTGAAAAATACAGTAGGTGTCTAGGTAACAGGTCGTTCTGGATGGCGAGAATGAATCTCTTACCACTGCCATCGGGTTGGTTTAGATTCATCCGGCCTGTGGTATAATAAGTTTAAATATAAACCGTTCCATGTTGTAACATGGAACGGTTCCAATAGACCAACCCCGACAAGAGGGGAAGGTGCAATAGGGTCAAATAACCCCTCAGCAATGGGCTGCACAGTGAGGGATTATTTTTTTATTCTCAGACATAATCAATACACCGAGAGAAATTCGTTACCTTAATTCTCTTTTTACCTCACGCGTTAAATCCAGAAATGGTTGAATATCTTGAACATATTCTAATATCCCTATGTATTCTCCGTTTTCATCGAACACACCTTTATACGTAACATGGACGTACTCTTCTTTCTTTTTGAACCACATTGTTTCTGACTGACGTTTCTTTGACTTTAAGTCTTGGATGAGCTGCATGACCTTTTTCATACTTTTTGGGGGATGGCACATGGCTACATGACGTCCAATGGAAGTTGGTGTACGGATAAACATCATCTCAGATGACTCTACTATTTCATTAAAGTATTTAAATATGCCATTCTTGTCAACGAACGTTATTTCCAGGGGCAAATTATTCAAAATATGGTTGGCTTCTTTAATCGTTAAGTAACCTCCGCCAAATCGTAAATGTTCCTCGTTAGGCGTGTTGGATTGCTTTTCTGTGTTTTTATTACCCAACGCTTCATCTGGAATCCAGGTTTCTTCCGGTTCATCTACTGCATAACCAAATGCTTTACTTTCCCTCGCAATGGCAAACCAATCTGCTTTCTTAAAAAAAGACTTTGTGATAGGTAAGAGCATGTATTCTTCTTCCAGGAGCATCTCTCTACATGCATTTTCCAAGTCGTAATAAGCTTGCTTGACGTACTGGAAATCGATGTCTGGCATTTTCTCCATCATTCTTTTGGTACCTTTATATAATGTGCGGATGCGGTCATCCTCTGCCCACATAATTCGGGAAATGGAATAAATACGATAACGCTCCAATATTGGGAAAAAGAGTTTTTCTTTACGGTTGTAATGGCTATATATTTTTCCCAACTGAATTATTTCATTCATTAGTTGATCTGTGGGATGTCCTGCATCATTAGCAATCGCTTCTACAAGGCTATTTACCCGATCTAATAAAGAGGCAAATGCCTGATTTTCCTTTTTGAAAATTTGAATAGGATGACTTGGATGTTTCTCATTTGGAATATGAATACTCTGAAGCGAATGATCGTACAGCTCAAGATAGATATCAAAGAATTTCCTGATATCGTCCATAGTAAAATCATTTGTAGTGCTATTTTTTAGTTCCTGCAAGATCAGTAATATATCAGTCTTGTTTAATGGTTGAACATGCTCATCAAAAGCATCCTGAATCAATTGTTCTGATTCTCCAAGCTTCAATGTAAGCAGTATTTCTTTTATCGTATTTATTCGTCTTATATCCAAATGTGTCTCCATTATTTTTCACCTCATTATGTTGTAGAGAAATGCAATTTGAGTATCGGTT contains the following coding sequences:
- a CDS encoding DUF917 domain-containing protein, translating into MRLIGKQEIEDIAIGAALLGTGGGGDPYIGKLMALQAIEENGPVELLDVDELPDDALVVPSAMMGAPTVMVEKIPSGEEAVGAFESLQKYLGKDVYATMPIEAGGVNSLLPFALAAQLGLPVVDADGMGRAFPELQMVTFYLEGVPATPMVLADEKGNNSLLNTVNNVWAERIARSATVEMGGSVMLSIYPMDGKTVKRSSIHHILKLEEQIGRTIREAKTHNYNPITEVLKLTDGYKLFQGKVVDVDRKTETGFARGTATIEGVEEYQQDELYLRFQNEHLLAETKDKTLCMTPDLIAVLDSDTGMPITTEGLRYGARCTVIGMPANSKWRTDKGIETTGPRYFGYDLDYVPVEQLVEKEEA
- the cobT gene encoding nicotinate-nucleotide--dimethylbenzimidazole phosphoribosyltransferase — translated: MQLLQKTIDRIESLDKELMAKARERVDNLIKPINSLGKLEELAVQLVGITRNLNPVLDQKAIIVMAADHGIYEEGISSNPQEVTLAQTLLFPKSVTGVCAIGMPAGAKIVPVDIGVNGVIPDDAGIMKRKIKNGTSNMTKRPAMTREEAIKSIEVGIEIVNKEVEKGITVIGTGEMGIGNTTPSTAILSVLGNYAPQAITGRGAGVGEGGIAHKVETIEKAIAVNQPNPQDSLDVLAKVGGLEIGGMAGVMLGAAANQIPVVVDGYISTVAAILAASIEPKAKEYFIASHASAETGGQMASEFLGLKPMLHMDMCLGEGSGAALAFPILDAAVSMLKNMATFADVGMEI
- a CDS encoding hydantoinase/oxoprolinase family protein; translated protein: MSNYRIGIDVGGTHTDAVILDDSYNVIAQTKSPTTTDVSSGIYQALHEVVKASKVEVRNINYAMLGTTHCTNAIVERKRLNDIAIIRIGAPATLAIKPLLSVPDDLKAILGKHSYIVKGGHEFDGREIAELDEEDLYRIANEIKGKVDSVAITSVFSPVTKKHEERAAEIITEILGEDVAVSLSSEIGNVGLLERENATILNAAVVNVAKSTADGFIQALKQEGIEADVFFGQNDGTLMSVEYTVRYPILTIACGPTNSLRGAAYLSNKSNTLVIDVGGTTTDIGVLVNGFPRQSSLAVEIGGVRTNFRMPDIMSVGLGGGTIVQVHGDQTFQIGPHSVGYQLQEKALIFGGDTLTTTDVIVGLGKAELGDPAKVAHFDKTLLENIYAKMVSMVEEALDKMKTSAEDMPVILVGGGSILLPEELQGASEVIRPENFGVANAIGSAISQVSGEVEKIFAMDDLGREQTIEVAKNMAKEEAINAGADPDQLVIVDLEYVPLAYLPGNATRIRAKAAGALKNTVGV
- a CDS encoding DUF438 domain-containing protein is translated as METHLDIRRINTIKEILLTLKLGESEQLIQDAFDEHVQPLNKTDILLILQELKNSTTNDFTMDDIRKFFDIYLELYDHSLQSIHIPNEKHPSHPIQIFKKENQAFASLLDRVNSLVEAIANDAGHPTDQLMNEIIQLGKIYSHYNRKEKLFFPILERYRIYSISRIMWAEDDRIRTLYKGTKRMMEKMPDIDFQYVKQAYYDLENACREMLLEEEYMLLPITKSFFKKADWFAIARESKAFGYAVDEPEETWIPDEALGNKNTEKQSNTPNEEHLRFGGGYLTIKEANHILNNLPLEITFVDKNGIFKYFNEIVESSEMMFIRTPTSIGRHVAMCHPPKSMKKVMQLIQDLKSKKRQSETMWFKKKEEYVHVTYKGVFDENGEYIGILEYVQDIQPFLDLTREVKRELR
- a CDS encoding cytosine permease produces the protein MENRFDLTEDYELEPVPQHKRKGWIKLSIVWTGGIVALSAVVLGGTLGAGMPFTQAILASFLGSFILAVLSALCCVVGAKTGLSTALVSKFALGKYGAYAVSIILAIALFGWFGVQLALFGSSLRNVLLDGLSLDLPVLALVIIGGILMTVTAFIGYKAIEKLSLVAVPLLGILLISSLVKVMTGKSVESISQAPIIGDPLTFGSAVSLIIGSLAIGAIIGPDISRYARSTKDAVISSFVGYFLGFSIVLIISIILAKATTQVDIVEIMLGLGWGTAALLILILAQWTTNDNNLYSSALGFAVIFQKVPKSIITIAAGAIGTGMAVSGIYENFIPFLNFLSALIPPIGGIYVADFLVNRQKYQFEKIDHTKNVEPLSVTIWIIAALVAFMTTAAPSGFGLFTLTGASGFDAFIVAFILQLIVGKVIKNKTATSDLEQHVKGGKIS
- a CDS encoding TetR/AcrR family transcriptional regulator; protein product: MKQKLIEAAIRQYALYGYDGATMRRIADDVGIKPASIYFFYNNKEALFIAAFQQLLQNHFQEMQRILLENKDRSVEEIFSAMLHGLVSHHTGDKQGTIAYISLVTSPVPEIKKYLQQHLRHHNDWLMNSLGDAMKASYPAITDKEVDKTIKQYVLIANGVFWGINLYDGGDFTEQVVLADEMIHTLFLELENK